In the Xanthobacteraceae bacterium genome, TTCCGCTTCTTCCGCGAATTCTTCTTCCTCGGCTGCCGCGAGATCGTCGGCCTCGTCCTCTTCGGTGACGACGGACTCCGCGATGCGGCGTGCATAAGCCGGATCGGGAACGCCGCGCGACGCGCCGCCTTTCTCGACCACGAAATATTGCTGGCCGGCGAGCGTGCCGTCCGACTGCACCATGATCTGCACGCCGAAGCGGCCTTCGAGGTCGCGCAGGTGAGCGCGCTTGTGGTTCAGGAGATAGAGCGCAGTATCGGGCCGCGTGCGCACGATCAGGTCGTTCGCCGCCGACTTCATCAGTTGTTCTTCGAGCGCGCGCAGCAGATGCAGCGCGACCGAAGACACCGAGCGCATGTGGCCGGTGCCGCCGCAGGTCGGGCAGATTTCGGTCGAGCTTTCCAGCACGCCGGTACGGATGCGCTGGCGCGACATTTCCATCAGGCCGAAATGCGAGATGCGTCCGACCTGGATGCGCGCGCGGTCGTGCTTCAGGCAGTCTTTGAGCTTGCGTTCGACTGCACGGTTGTTGCGGTTCTCCTCCATGTCGATGAAGTCGATCACGATGAGGCCCGCAAGGTCGCGCAGGCGAAGCTGGCGCGCGATTTCTTCCGACGCTTCGAGGTTCGTGCGGAGCGCAGTGTCCTCGATGTTGTGCTCGCGCGTCGAGCGGCCGGAGTTCACGTCGATCGAGACCAGCGCTTCGGTCGGATTGATGACGATGTAGCCGCCGGACTTGAGCTGCACGGTCGGCGAGAACATCGCATCCAACTGGTGCTCGACGCCGTAGCGCGAGAACACGGGCAGCGTGTCGCGATAGGATTTGACGTTCTTCGCGTGGCTCGGCGAGAGCATCCGCATGAATTCTTTGGCTTCGCGGTACGGTTCGTCGCCAGCGACCAGCACCTCGTCGATGTCTTTATTATAGAGGTCGCGGATCGCGCGCTTCACCAGCGAGCCTTCCTCGTAGACGAGGGCGGGGGCAGTGGAGTTCAGCGTGCGCTCGCGCACCTGTTCCCAAAGCCGCAGCAGGTATTCGAAGTCGCGTTTGATCTCGGTCTTGGTGCGCGCTGCACCCGCGGTACGCAGGATGATGCCCATGCCTTCCGGCACTTCGAGGTCCTGCACGAGTTCCTTCAGGCGGCGCCGGTCGGCCGCATCGGTGATCTTGCGGGAAACGCCGCCGCCGCGCGCGGTGTTCGGCATCAGCACCGAGTAGCGGCCTGCAAGCGAGAGATAGGTGGTGAGTGCCGCGCCCTTGGTGCCGCGTTCTTCCTTCACGACCTGCACCAGAATGATCTGGCGGCGCTTGATGACCTCTTGAATCTTGTAGGTGCGGTGACGGCGCGGCGCGCGCTCCGGCACTTCTTCCATCGCGTCGCCGCCGGTGGACTCGACGACTTCCGGCGGAGGCGCGTCTTCCGCATGCGCTTCCTCGACATTGCCTTCGCCTTCGGCGGCTTCGACATGCGCCTCGTCGTGGGCTTCCGCGATCTGCTGCGCTTCCTCAAGGGAAGGCGGGGCCGGCTGTTCGGCTTCGGCGATTTCGACGACCGTCTCGGAAGCAACCTCTACGCTTTCTTGCGCGAAAGATTCCGCCTCGTGGTCCTGATGCTCGCCGTCTTGCGGTTCGGCGTGATCACCTTCCGGCGCTTCCTCGCTGACCTGCTCGCCGGTGTCGGCGTTCCGTGCCTGCCGCTTCTGCCGGCGGCGGCTTTCGTATTCGGCGGCAGCCTGCGCGGCGCGCTCCTCTTCTTCGATGAGGCGCAGCCGGTCGGCGACCGGGATTTGATAGTAATCCGGATGGATTTCGCCGAAAGCGAGGAAGCCGTGCCGGTTGCCGCCGTAGTCGACGAAGGCGGCCTGGAGCGAAGGCTCTACCCGCGTGACCTTGGCTAGATAGATGTTGCCGCGAAGCGGACGGCGATTGGCGGCTTCGAAGTCGAATTCCTCGACACGATTGCCGCGAACGACCACGACCCGGGTCTCTTCCGGGTGGGTGGCGTCGATAAGCATTTTGTTGGCCATGAGAATCTCACTGCGCGCGCGAAACGCGCGCGCGTCACGAAGGGAACGAATGTGGGTGTGGTGGAGCGCGAAACGCGCACGCGGCCGTTCGGGGTCTTTTCGAGATCCCGGGCTGCGGTTCGTGCGGCCATCGCTTCGCTTCCTGTTCTTGGCGGCAACCGGATCGCGGGAACGCGAAACGGCGCGCCGTCACGGCTTTTTGCGTGTGGTTGCGGGCGTCTGGTG is a window encoding:
- a CDS encoding Rne/Rng family ribonuclease, giving the protein MANKMLIDATHPEETRVVVVRGNRVEEFDFEAANRRPLRGNIYLAKVTRVEPSLQAAFVDYGGNRHGFLAFGEIHPDYYQIPVADRLRLIEEEERAAQAAAEYESRRRQKRQARNADTGEQVSEEAPEGDHAEPQDGEHQDHEAESFAQESVEVASETVVEIAEAEQPAPPSLEEAQQIAEAHDEAHVEAAEGEGNVEEAHAEDAPPPEVVESTGGDAMEEVPERAPRRHRTYKIQEVIKRRQIILVQVVKEERGTKGAALTTYLSLAGRYSVLMPNTARGGGVSRKITDAADRRRLKELVQDLEVPEGMGIILRTAGAARTKTEIKRDFEYLLRLWEQVRERTLNSTAPALVYEEGSLVKRAIRDLYNKDIDEVLVAGDEPYREAKEFMRMLSPSHAKNVKSYRDTLPVFSRYGVEHQLDAMFSPTVQLKSGGYIVINPTEALVSIDVNSGRSTREHNIEDTALRTNLEASEEIARQLRLRDLAGLIVIDFIDMEENRNNRAVERKLKDCLKHDRARIQVGRISHFGLMEMSRQRIRTGVLESSTEICPTCGGTGHMRSVSSVALHLLRALEEQLMKSAANDLIVRTRPDTALYLLNHKRAHLRDLEGRFGVQIMVQSDGTLAGQQYFVVEKGGASRGVPDPAYARRIAESVVTEEDEADDLAAAEEEEFAEEAEADTEAGENAPVAEGASENGDDRNGRRRRRRGRRGGRGRNRDDRPREHSERDHHVAAPMHDGENAEMSGEAEGDEQPGDFSGTHEGAHANEGGEGNGERRPRRRRGRRGGRRNRRDRAPNGDQPHNAEDNGGNFGFDAAQDEPDTTPQPEARPAYPENPGTAPQFNVEQPQPVTAETAPQPVAQPAEQPKRRSTVREAAPVSRFDDTPAPAQVYERADAPLAPENGGTDGGSETPPPSQPRRTGWWRR